A genomic window from Campylobacter magnus includes:
- the ftsY gene encoding signal recognition particle-docking protein FtsY, whose amino-acid sequence MLRFLSKTLKAIRGSKTHKPVDKNSIETALLEADVPYEIIEEIIYYLPPSPLVNKSDLERVMGTYFLYPHEIENAPKPLVTLLVGVNGVGKTTTTAKLARLAQKSGKKVLLGAADTFRAGAIEQLKMWGQRLGIQVVAGNSGGDPASVAFDTISSAVAKGCDEAIIDTAGRLQNHKNLSAELEKIARISNKAMQGAPHRKLLILDGTQGQNAINQAKIFNELIKIDGIIITKLDGTARGGFLFGIARELELPICYVGTGESMEDLMVFEPKEYVQSIINALYEE is encoded by the coding sequence ATGCTAAGATTTTTAAGCAAAACACTAAAAGCTATCCGTGGAAGCAAAACCCACAAACCAGTAGATAAAAACAGCATAGAAACAGCCTTGCTTGAAGCTGATGTGCCTTATGAGATAATTGAAGAGATAATTTATTATCTACCACCTTCGCCTTTGGTAAACAAAAGCGACTTAGAAAGGGTCATGGGAACTTATTTTCTCTATCCCCACGAGATAGAAAATGCCCCAAAACCGCTTGTAACTCTGCTAGTAGGCGTAAATGGCGTAGGCAAAACCACCACTACTGCTAAGCTTGCTCGCTTAGCGCAAAAAAGTGGCAAAAAGGTGCTTTTAGGAGCTGCGGATACTTTTAGAGCGGGTGCGATTGAACAGCTAAAAATGTGGGGCCAGAGACTAGGAATTCAAGTTGTAGCAGGGAATTCTGGCGGTGATCCGGCCTCAGTTGCCTTTGATACCATTAGTTCAGCTGTGGCAAAGGGCTGTGATGAGGCAATAATAGACACCGCAGGCAGGTTGCAAAATCACAAAAACCTCTCAGCGGAACTAGAAAAAATCGCTAGAATCAGCAACAAAGCCATGCAAGGCGCCCCACATCGCAAGCTACTAATCCTTGATGGCACGCAAGGACAAAACGCTATAAATCAAGCAAAAATTTTTAACGAGCTAATAAAAATTGATGGAATTATCATTACAAAGCTTGATGGCACGGCTAGGGGTGGCTTTCTTTTTGGTATCGCGCGTGAGCTAGAACTGCCGATTTGCTATGTAGGAACTGGCGAGAGCATGGAAGATCTCATGGTTTTTGAGCCAAAAGAGTATGTACAAAGCATCATAAACGCACTTTATGAAGAGTAA
- the glcD gene encoding glycolate oxidase subunit GlcD, with protein sequence MDKKHEKFFIKLLGEDNAYFDEAHKIAYCYDATRKRYAPDGVVFPRDESDVSEILKYCNEHKITIIPRGAGSGFTGGALASSGGIIMALEKHMNKILEIDLENMVAVVQPGVINKDLQKAVEKLGLFYPPDPASETYSTLGGNVSENSGGMRAAKYGITKDYVMALRAVLPNGDVIRAGKRTIKDVAGFNIAGILIASEGALAVITEITLKLISKPKFSKTAMGVFPSVESAMNAVFKTMAAGVTPVAMEFLDNLSIKAVEERFHRGLPTSAGAILVSEMDGNDESVINADLERLKEHFIANGASEFRVAKDASESSDIWFARRNCSQAINCYGSLKINEDITVPRSKLPALLEKIAEISAKYNVTTPCFGHTGDGNVHTNVMVDKNDPEAVKRGHEAITEIFKATVELGGTLSGEHGIGISKAPFMSLAFSEAEMNLFRAIKKAFDPNNILNPNKMGL encoded by the coding sequence ATGGATAAAAAACACGAAAAATTCTTTATCAAGCTACTTGGCGAGGATAACGCTTACTTTGATGAGGCGCATAAAATTGCTTATTGCTACGATGCCACCAGAAAACGCTATGCCCCAGATGGCGTGGTATTTCCAAGAGATGAGAGCGATGTAAGCGAAATTTTAAAGTATTGTAACGAGCATAAAATCACTATTATCCCAAGGGGAGCTGGTTCAGGCTTTACAGGTGGGGCATTAGCAAGTAGCGGCGGGATCATCATGGCGCTTGAAAAGCACATGAACAAAATCCTAGAAATAGACCTAGAAAACATGGTCGCTGTGGTGCAGCCTGGCGTCATTAACAAAGACCTTCAAAAAGCAGTAGAAAAGCTTGGGCTTTTTTACCCGCCAGATCCAGCTAGCGAGACTTACAGCACGCTTGGTGGCAATGTAAGCGAAAATAGCGGCGGCATGCGAGCAGCCAAATACGGCATCACAAAAGACTATGTAATGGCTCTAAGGGCTGTGCTACCAAATGGCGATGTGATCCGTGCTGGCAAACGCACGATAAAGGATGTGGCTGGCTTTAATATAGCTGGAATTCTAATAGCAAGTGAAGGTGCTTTGGCAGTGATAACTGAAATCACGCTAAAACTAATCTCTAAGCCAAAGTTTAGCAAAACAGCGATGGGCGTTTTTCCTAGCGTAGAATCTGCGATGAACGCTGTTTTTAAGACCATGGCAGCAGGTGTAACGCCAGTGGCAATGGAATTTTTGGATAATCTTAGCATAAAAGCTGTTGAAGAACGATTTCATCGTGGTTTACCGACATCTGCTGGGGCGATTTTGGTTAGTGAGATGGATGGCAATGATGAGAGCGTGATAAATGCTGATTTAGAGCGGCTAAAAGAGCATTTTATAGCAAATGGCGCAAGCGAGTTTAGAGTAGCAAAAGACGCGAGTGAGAGTAGCGACATTTGGTTTGCTAGGCGCAACTGCTCTCAGGCTATTAACTGCTATGGCTCGCTAAAAATAAACGAAGACATCACAGTCCCACGCTCTAAATTGCCAGCTCTACTAGAAAAAATCGCTGAAATCTCAGCAAAGTATAATGTAACCACGCCTTGCTTTGGGCACACAGGCGATGGCAATGTGCACACTAACGTAATGGTGGATAAAAATGACCCAGAAGCTGTAAAGCGTGGGCATGAGGCGATAACTGAGATTTTCAAAGCCACGGTTGAGCTTGGCGGCACACTTAGCGGCGAGCATGGTATAGGTATATCAAAAGCACCTTTTATGAGCCTAGCCTTTAGCGAGGCAGAGATGAATCTCTTTCGTGCTATCAAAAAAGCCTTTGATCCAAATAATATACTAAATCCAAATAAAATGGGGCTGTAA
- a CDS encoding lipid-binding SYLF domain-containing protein, with product MKKIFLLLCLLFGAVFGGDEIILESANAYKSVITRSNAPAAALVQTSAAIVIVPSFYRGGFILGGGGGKGVMIEKSPNGMWENISAVGIGGANIGLQAGFENNSIVLFILKEEIAQEIKRGKFTISSELAASLGDFSASTNFTNELSFTRSIYAYSSNMGIFAGGSLGGAIIGARDEVLSTSSYGFGELVRAIGE from the coding sequence ATGAAAAAAATATTTTTACTACTTTGTTTACTTTTTGGGGCTGTTTTTGGCGGCGATGAGATAATTTTGGAGAGTGCAAATGCTTATAAAAGCGTCATTACTAGAAGCAACGCTCCAGCTGCTGCGCTTGTTCAAACTAGCGCTGCGATTGTGATTGTGCCTAGTTTTTATAGAGGTGGCTTTATACTTGGTGGAGGCGGCGGTAAAGGCGTGATGATAGAAAAAAGCCCAAATGGCATGTGGGAGAACATAAGTGCTGTTGGCATCGGTGGCGCAAATATAGGGCTTCAAGCAGGCTTTGAAAACAACTCTATCGTGCTTTTTATCCTAAAAGAAGAAATAGCTCAGGAGATAAAAAGAGGAAAATTCACAATCTCAAGCGAGCTAGCAGCTAGCCTAGGCGATTTTAGTGCTAGCACGAATTTCACAAACGAACTAAGCTTTACTCGCTCAATTTATGCGTATTCAAGCAATATGGGAATTTTTGCAGGAGGCAGCCTTGGCGGAGCGATAATCGGCGCAAGAGATGAGGTGCTAAGTACTAGTAGCTATGGCTTTGGCGAGCTTGTAAGGGCAATTGGAGAGTAG
- the ybeY gene encoding rRNA maturation RNase YbeY, with the protein MIFCECEFDPLLEQIADFLGAGDVELVFVNDDEMRKINHEQRGIDKATDVLSFPYEQVAGGLMGSVVISTDTASRVAGELGHSIECEIALLFLHGVLHILGYDHEIDDGQMRGKEKEVIEHFNLPDSLIIRNS; encoded by the coding sequence ATGATATTTTGTGAGTGCGAGTTTGATCCGCTTTTAGAGCAGATTGCAGATTTTTTGGGTGCTGGGGATGTGGAGCTAGTCTTTGTAAATGATGATGAAATGCGCAAAATAAACCACGAGCAGCGCGGCATAGACAAGGCTACTGATGTGCTAAGCTTTCCTTATGAGCAAGTAGCTGGCGGGCTAATGGGCTCAGTTGTGATCAGCACCGATACTGCTAGCAGGGTGGCTGGTGAGCTAGGACACAGCATAGAGTGCGAGATTGCCTTGCTTTTTTTACACGGAGTTTTACATATTTTAGGCTACGACCACGAGATTGATGACGGACAAATGCGAGGGAAAGAAAAAGAAGTCATAGAGCATTTTAACCTGCCAGATAGCCTGATAATACGAAATAGCTAG
- the radA gene encoding DNA repair protein RadA, translating to MAKTKAVFECESCGYQCGKWLGKCPNCGAFESIVELSAAQIKSLEEIAKFSKSVSPSAKATPITEVEITELARTSTGDSELDLVLGGGLVEGSLVLIGGSPGIGKSTLLLKVASNLAKNAPTLYVSGEESASQIKLRADRLGANERELFLLTEINLGSILASLAEREYKFLVIDSIQTLYSDKITAAPGSISQVREITFELMRLAKEKNISIFIIGHITKEGSIAGPRILEHMVDVVLYFEGDSSKQLRILRGFKNRFGNTSEVGIFEMSEQGLKSAKDASSKFFTRGAAVAGSAITATMQGSRALIVEIQALVCESAYPKRSTTGFDKSRLDMILALLERKLELPLGHYDVFINVTGGVKITESACDLAVVAAIISSFRNRPLSRESIFIGELSLNGEIRDIFNLDERLKEAATQNFKNAICPKKPSTKPALKVFEAGQISQVLEWM from the coding sequence ATGGCAAAGACAAAGGCTGTTTTTGAGTGTGAATCTTGTGGCTATCAGTGTGGCAAGTGGCTTGGTAAATGCCCAAATTGTGGGGCTTTTGAGAGCATTGTAGAACTCTCAGCTGCTCAAATAAAAAGCCTTGAAGAAATAGCAAAATTTAGTAAATCAGTAAGCCCTAGCGCAAAAGCCACGCCTATTACCGAAGTAGAAATAACAGAGCTTGCTCGCACTAGCACAGGTGATAGTGAGCTTGATCTAGTCCTTGGTGGTGGGCTAGTAGAAGGCTCACTGGTGCTAATAGGCGGCAGCCCAGGAATTGGCAAAAGCACCTTGCTTTTAAAAGTAGCTAGCAACCTAGCCAAAAACGCCCCGACCCTATATGTAAGTGGCGAAGAAAGCGCAAGCCAGATCAAACTAAGAGCTGATAGACTTGGCGCAAATGAGCGTGAGCTTTTTCTATTAACTGAGATAAATCTTGGCTCGATTTTAGCAAGCCTTGCTGAGCGTGAGTATAAATTTCTAGTAATTGATAGCATACAAACACTATATAGCGATAAAATCACCGCAGCCCCAGGCTCTATCTCGCAAGTAAGAGAAATAACCTTTGAGCTAATGCGCCTAGCAAAAGAGAAAAATATCAGCATTTTTATAATCGGTCATATCACAAAAGAAGGCTCAATTGCAGGACCTAGAATTCTAGAGCATATGGTGGATGTAGTGCTATACTTTGAGGGTGATTCTAGCAAGCAGCTACGCATTTTAAGAGGCTTTAAAAACCGCTTTGGCAACACCAGCGAAGTAGGCATATTTGAGATGAGCGAACAGGGCTTAAAAAGCGCAAAAGACGCTAGTAGCAAGTTTTTCACCCGTGGTGCTGCAGTAGCAGGCTCAGCCATAACCGCTACCATGCAAGGCAGTCGTGCGCTAATAGTAGAAATCCAAGCCCTAGTGTGTGAAAGTGCGTATCCAAAGCGCAGCACAACTGGCTTTGATAAAAGCCGCCTTGATATGATTTTAGCGCTTTTGGAGCGAAAATTAGAGCTGCCTTTGGGACACTACGATGTATTTATAAATGTAACTGGTGGGGTAAAAATCACTGAGAGTGCTTGCGATTTGGCTGTCGTAGCGGCGATAATTTCATCATTTCGCAACCGCCCGCTTAGCCGTGAGAGCATATTTATAGGCGAGCTTAGCTTAAATGGCGAAATTAGAGATATATTTAATCTTGATGAGAGGCTAAAAGAAGCAGCCACGCAAAACTTCAAAAACGCAATCTGCCCTAAAAAGCCAAGCACAAAGCCAGCTTTAAAGGTCTTTGAGGCTGGGCAAATAAGCCAAGTTTTGGAGTGGATGTGA
- the pseI gene encoding pseudaminic acid synthase translates to MKINGKSLDKCYIIAELSANHNGDFERAKAIIKAAADAGADAIKLQTYKPETITLNSKRPEFNIKGGLWDGYRLYDLYKEAMTPWQWHKPLMQYAFECGLDCFSSPFDSSAAELMASLDMPAFKIASFEITDIPLITKCAQYGKPMIISTGCAHLGDIDRALEACHKVGNDQIALLKCVSSYPAPFEDMNLKAIETLRKTFGCVVGLSDHTLGSEVALGAVALGAKIVEKHLTLKRSDGGHDSAFSMEASEFASMCAQIRNLEKALGSDKYELSEAQKNARKNARSLYVCADVKKGEIFSEKNVRSVRPNLGLMPRFLPDVLGKKARRDIEAATPLSWDLVE, encoded by the coding sequence ATGAAAATAAACGGCAAAAGCTTAGATAAATGCTACATTATCGCAGAACTTTCAGCAAATCACAATGGGGATTTTGAGCGGGCAAAAGCTATCATAAAAGCAGCTGCTGATGCTGGGGCAGATGCAATTAAGCTTCAAACTTATAAGCCAGAGACCATCACACTAAATAGCAAGAGACCTGAGTTTAACATAAAAGGCGGGCTGTGGGATGGATATAGACTTTATGATCTATATAAAGAGGCGATGACGCCATGGCAGTGGCACAAACCGCTGATGCAATATGCCTTTGAGTGCGGACTAGACTGCTTTAGCTCGCCTTTTGATAGCTCGGCTGCTGAGTTAATGGCTAGCCTTGATATGCCTGCTTTTAAAATCGCTAGTTTTGAGATAACTGACATCCCACTAATCACAAAATGCGCCCAGTACGGCAAGCCTATGATTATCTCCACAGGCTGCGCGCACCTTGGCGATATAGATAGAGCGTTGGAGGCTTGTCATAAAGTAGGCAATGATCAAATCGCTCTTTTAAAATGCGTCTCAAGCTATCCTGCGCCATTTGAGGATATGAACTTAAAAGCGATAGAGACCTTGCGCAAGACCTTTGGCTGCGTGGTTGGGCTAAGCGATCACACGCTAGGCAGTGAGGTAGCACTTGGCGCAGTTGCACTTGGGGCAAAAATAGTTGAAAAGCACCTAACCTTAAAACGCAGTGATGGTGGGCATGATAGTGCTTTTTCTATGGAGGCTAGCGAGTTTGCCTCTATGTGCGCTCAGATTCGCAACCTTGAAAAAGCCCTTGGTAGCGATAAATACGAGCTTAGCGAGGCGCAAAAAAATGCTAGAAAAAATGCTCGCTCGCTATATGTCTGCGCTGATGTAAAAAAAGGCGAGATTTTTAGCGAAAAAAATGTTCGCTCTGTGCGGCCGAATTTAGGGCTTATGCCACGCTTTTTACCTGATGTTTTGGGGAAAAAAGCAAGGAGAGATATAGAGGCGGCGACGCCGTTGTCGTGGGATTTGGTAGAGTAG
- a CDS encoding DedA family protein, translating into MQEILDTLANNSTWAYALLFVYSLGGGMVAILAAALLCASGALDIYLCVIIASVANFLGDEGLYYFAKFNRKQALPYFAKHRRKLALAQILFRRYGAWIILFKKYIYGLKTLVPIAIGFSKFNDIKFCVINAICAIIWALSLGLIGFFAGDLVNLISEKIGANNSLFLLALLAILGLIWLYFSKASKKSIKAKKV; encoded by the coding sequence ATGCAAGAAATTTTAGATACTTTGGCAAATAACTCTACTTGGGCTTATGCTTTGCTTTTTGTTTACAGCCTTGGAGGAGGCATGGTGGCGATTTTAGCAGCAGCTCTGCTGTGTGCTAGTGGGGCTTTGGATATTTATTTATGCGTGATTATTGCTAGCGTGGCAAACTTTTTAGGCGATGAGGGGCTTTATTATTTTGCGAAGTTTAACCGCAAGCAGGCTTTGCCGTATTTTGCTAAGCACCGCAGAAAACTAGCTTTAGCACAGATTTTATTTCGCCGTTATGGTGCTTGGATAATTCTTTTTAAAAAATATATTTATGGGCTAAAAACCCTAGTACCTATTGCAATAGGATTTAGCAAATTTAATGATATAAAATTTTGCGTGATAAATGCGATTTGTGCTATTATTTGGGCACTTAGCCTTGGGCTTATAGGCTTTTTTGCAGGGGATTTGGTAAATCTAATCTCAGAAAAAATCGGCGCAAACAACTCTTTATTTTTGCTTGCTTTGCTTGCGATTTTGGGGCTAATTTGGCTGTATTTTTCAAAAGCTAGCAAAAAAAGTATAAAAGCAAAAAAGGTATAA
- a CDS encoding TlpA family protein disulfide reductase — MKKLCIIAFIALFFGCSSEKSEQNSQEINDQNQSAVITKQNFTLTISNTEKIELEKTDSELKIINSNSPVLLNFVTSECLPCVAQNSNLAKIAKKYQNLQIVEIATGIENEHQAIALRDQNELLFEVAFGKDALELIDSMKVAGYPYSVLFDSRGKVVQSYDGLVPPEMLEYDIQRAK, encoded by the coding sequence ATGAAAAAACTTTGTATTATAGCATTTATTGCGCTGTTTTTTGGATGTAGTAGCGAAAAAAGCGAACAAAACAGCCAAGAAATTAACGACCAAAATCAAAGCGCAGTCATCACAAAACAAAACTTTACTTTAACCATAAGCAATACTGAAAAAATAGAACTAGAAAAAACAGATAGCGAGCTAAAAATCATAAACTCAAACTCGCCAGTCCTACTAAACTTCGTAACTAGCGAGTGTTTGCCTTGCGTAGCGCAAAACTCAAATTTAGCCAAAATCGCTAAAAAATACCAAAATCTACAAATAGTAGAAATCGCCACAGGCATAGAAAACGAACACCAAGCTATAGCTTTAAGAGACCAAAATGAACTGCTTTTTGAAGTGGCTTTTGGCAAAGATGCGCTAGAGCTCATAGATAGTATGAAAGTGGCCGGCTATCCATATAGCGTGCTTTTTGACAGCCGTGGCAAAGTAGTTCAAAGCTACGATGGCTTAGTGCCACCTGAAATGCTAGAATACGACATACAAAGGGCAAAATAA
- a CDS encoding 5-formyltetrahydrofolate cyclo-ligase yields MFDKNSLRIAHKARLKRQTNLAGTRAVLKAKKLIFSLIKGKKAPKVLLFAPLAYEPDILKLRRTLSTKAQLFLPFMLDKSLKIVKLRLPLKKDRFNVRQAMDSNAYIPHLDLALIPVIGVDVNMGRIGHGFGFYDRFFAGFKRLKTIIFISSQDLFVNAKVCDPHDIRGDFYISPKNIRTNYDRNHRSGGNRCHRRRGRLWSS; encoded by the coding sequence ATGTTTGATAAAAACTCACTTAGAATAGCTCATAAAGCTAGATTAAAAAGGCAAACAAATCTAGCAGGCACAAGAGCAGTTCTAAAAGCAAAAAAGCTGATTTTTTCGCTAATTAAAGGCAAAAAAGCCCCAAAAGTGCTGCTTTTTGCCCCACTTGCGTATGAACCTGATATTTTGAAGTTGCGCAGGACTTTAAGCACTAAAGCCCAGCTTTTTTTGCCATTTATGCTAGATAAAAGCTTAAAAATAGTAAAATTGCGGCTACCTTTAAAAAAGGATAGGTTCAATGTAAGGCAAGCTATGGACTCAAATGCGTATATACCGCACTTAGACCTAGCTTTAATACCAGTTATCGGAGTGGATGTAAACATGGGGCGAATAGGGCACGGATTTGGCTTTTACGATAGATTTTTTGCCGGCTTTAAGCGCTTAAAAACAATCATCTTTATAAGTTCGCAAGATTTGTTTGTAAATGCCAAAGTTTGCGATCCACACGATATAAGGGGCGATTTTTATATAAGCCCTAAAAATATAAGGACAAACTATGATAGAAATCATCGCAGCGGTGGCAACCGGTGTCATCGGCGCAGGGGTAGGCTTTGGAGTAGCTAA
- the rny gene encoding ribonuclease Y codes for MIEIIAAVATGVIGAGVGFGVAKKINDANYSIFIEQAKAKAKAIEFEAQGVLKDANLKVSQAEMEARKKYEEKGSRLAREYEQKLANAKEIENNAKEALQNARASEEEVAKARSEAQSLYDEGKNLKAKYQEKMAEALATLERSAGLTEDEAKAIVLAKVEEKSRADIAHMVRKAEEEAKKDIKRRVNYILAQATSRFAGEFAAERLINVVNIKNDELKGRIIGKEGRNIKTLEMVLGVEFIIDETPNTIILSSHNLYRRAIATRVVELLIEDGRIQPARIEELHKKVSEEFESSILEEGENILMDLGISNMHPELVKLIGKLRFRASYGQNALAHSLEVAHLAGIIAAETGGDVRLARRAGILHDIGKALTHEVEGSHVDLGGELCKRYKEHPAVINAIYAHHGHVEADCVESAAVCAADALSAARPGARREVLEAFLKRVRQLEEIATSKEGIKAAYAINAGREIRVIANAKLVNDDEAVLLAKEIAEEIQDKVQFPGEIKVNVIRESRAVQIAK; via the coding sequence ATGATAGAAATCATCGCAGCGGTGGCAACCGGTGTCATCGGCGCAGGGGTAGGCTTTGGAGTAGCTAAAAAGATAAATGATGCAAACTATAGCATTTTTATAGAACAAGCAAAGGCCAAGGCTAAGGCAATAGAGTTTGAAGCACAAGGCGTGCTAAAAGATGCAAATCTAAAAGTAAGCCAAGCTGAAATGGAGGCTCGTAAAAAATACGAAGAAAAAGGCTCTCGTTTAGCAAGAGAATATGAGCAAAAACTAGCAAATGCTAAAGAAATAGAAAATAACGCAAAAGAGGCCTTGCAAAACGCAAGGGCTAGCGAAGAAGAAGTAGCAAAAGCAAGAAGTGAGGCGCAGTCGCTTTATGATGAGGGTAAAAACTTAAAAGCTAAATATCAAGAAAAAATGGCTGAGGCTTTGGCTACTTTAGAGCGCAGTGCTGGACTAACAGAAGATGAAGCCAAGGCTATCGTGCTAGCAAAAGTAGAGGAAAAAAGCCGTGCTGATATCGCTCACATGGTGCGAAAAGCAGAAGAAGAAGCAAAAAAAGATATCAAGCGCAGAGTTAATTATATCCTAGCTCAGGCTACTTCTCGCTTTGCTGGGGAGTTTGCAGCTGAGAGACTAATAAATGTCGTAAATATCAAAAATGACGAGCTAAAAGGTCGTATAATCGGCAAAGAAGGCAGAAATATAAAAACGCTTGAGATGGTTTTGGGCGTGGAGTTTATCATAGATGAGACGCCAAATACCATAATTTTAAGCTCGCATAATCTTTATCGCAGGGCGATTGCTACGCGCGTGGTGGAGCTTCTTATAGAAGATGGTAGAATTCAGCCAGCACGTATAGAAGAACTTCACAAAAAAGTAAGCGAGGAGTTTGAGTCTAGCATACTTGAAGAAGGTGAAAATATACTAATGGATCTAGGCATCTCAAATATGCACCCAGAGCTAGTAAAGCTAATAGGCAAACTACGCTTTCGTGCAAGCTATGGTCAAAACGCTCTAGCTCATAGCCTTGAAGTTGCTCACCTAGCAGGTATCATAGCAGCTGAGACTGGCGGCGATGTGCGTCTAGCAAGACGAGCTGGAATTTTGCATGATATCGGCAAGGCCTTAACACACGAAGTAGAGGGCTCTCATGTAGACCTTGGTGGTGAGCTGTGTAAACGCTACAAAGAGCATCCAGCTGTAATAAACGCAATCTACGCTCACCACGGACATGTAGAAGCTGACTGTGTAGAAAGTGCTGCTGTGTGCGCAGCTGATGCTCTCTCAGCAGCCAGACCTGGAGCAAGAAGAGAGGTGCTAGAAGCCTTCTTAAAGCGTGTGCGCCAGCTAGAAGAAATCGCTACAAGCAAAGAGGGCATAAAAGCAGCCTACGCAATAAATGCAGGCCGTGAAATAAGAGTAATAGCAAATGCTAAGCTAGTAAATGACGATGAGGCGGTGCTACTAGCAAAAGAAATAGCTGAGGAAATCCAAGATAAAGTCCAGTTCCCGGGCGAGATAAAAGTAAATGTAATCCGTGAGAGCAGGGCGGTTCAAATAGCAAAATAG
- the pseF gene encoding pseudaminic acid cytidylyltransferase encodes MLCIITARGGSKRIPRKNIKDFLGKPIIAYAINAALESKLFSEVMVSTDDDEIAAVSQKYGAKVPFMRSAKTSDDFATTGDVLREVLGVYKAQGREFESFACIYPTAALLSAERLRQAYELFCKKNASSLVPVVKFSFPPQRAFVLKDGYLSYKEPLNASKRSQDLEPLYHDAGAFYFYKTAVFLANKTEGRVAMILSEIEVQDIDNIDDWRMAELKYKVLNECSNKS; translated from the coding sequence ATGCTGTGTATAATAACCGCCCGTGGCGGCTCAAAGCGCATCCCACGCAAAAATATAAAAGACTTTCTAGGCAAGCCCATTATCGCCTATGCGATAAATGCTGCCTTAGAAAGCAAGCTTTTTAGCGAAGTTATGGTCTCCACAGATGATGATGAAATCGCAGCTGTCTCGCAAAAATATGGCGCAAAAGTGCCCTTTATGCGCTCTGCAAAAACTAGCGATGATTTTGCTACCACAGGTGATGTGCTGCGTGAGGTGCTTGGCGTTTATAAAGCGCAGGGCAGAGAGTTTGAGAGTTTTGCGTGTATTTATCCTACCGCGGCGCTACTAAGTGCAGAGCGTCTAAGGCAGGCTTATGAGCTTTTTTGCAAAAAAAATGCTAGCTCGCTAGTGCCTGTTGTGAAATTCTCTTTTCCGCCACAAAGGGCATTTGTGCTAAAAGATGGATATTTAAGCTATAAAGAGCCTTTAAATGCTTCAAAACGCTCTCAGGATTTAGAACCACTTTACCATGACGCTGGGGCGTTTTATTTTTACAAAACAGCTGTTTTTTTAGCTAACAAAACTGAGGGCAGGGTAGCTATGATTTTAAGTGAAATTGAAGTCCAAGATATAGATAATATTGATGACTGGCGCATGGCTGAGCTAAAATACAAGGTCTTAAATGAATGTTCTAATAAGAGCTGA
- a CDS encoding plasminogen-binding N-terminal domain-containing protein, which produces MRKVFLTMILAVFSAAASFSMSEYRTHLMSVNDGIGVIADSPSIVRGSSGVVLRTFGNGLKSIIARAVVDSKHTSTANVHFEVYSALKQSSLPVPNFTPQAGDEVVLNYLYDRSLIIAPNAEVYNQVVEAFPNITFVHPDLVGAMLSMDYKPNPSQDDFRRACALNAAGLIFIALEGESMFVDCGSFSILKSFKSGQIAQYHLPFYTRVRDINTVFWKLDSEHINNYDKYYRFLLNTDENTGKIESAK; this is translated from the coding sequence ATGAGAAAAGTATTTTTAACTATGATTTTAGCAGTTTTTAGCGCAGCTGCTAGTTTCTCTATGAGCGAGTATAGGACGCATTTAATGAGCGTGAATGACGGCATTGGCGTCATCGCTGATAGCCCAAGCATAGTTAGAGGCTCAAGCGGCGTTGTGCTGCGAACCTTTGGCAATGGCTTAAAAAGCATTATCGCAAGAGCTGTTGTTGATAGCAAGCACACAAGTACGGCAAATGTGCACTTTGAGGTCTACTCAGCACTAAAACAAAGCTCGCTGCCAGTGCCAAACTTCACTCCACAAGCTGGCGATGAAGTAGTGCTAAACTATCTTTATGACCGCTCGCTTATCATCGCTCCAAACGCAGAGGTGTATAATCAAGTAGTAGAAGCCTTCCCAAATATCACCTTCGTTCACCCTGATTTAGTTGGTGCTATGCTAAGCATGGATTATAAGCCAAATCCTAGCCAAGATGATTTTCGTAGAGCCTGCGCGCTAAATGCGGCTGGGCTTATATTTATAGCCTTAGAAGGGGAAAGTATGTTTGTAGATTGTGGCTCGTTTAGCATTTTAAAAAGCTTTAAAAGCGGACAAATCGCTCAGTATCACCTGCCATTTTATACTAGAGTGCGTGATATAAATACTGTATTTTGGAAGCTTGATAGCGAGCATATAAATAACTATGACAAATATTATAGATTTTTGTTAAACACAGATGAAAACACTGGTAAAATAGAAAGCGCAAAATAA